A genomic segment from Paenibacillus sp. FSL K6-1096 encodes:
- a CDS encoding response regulator, which yields MRILIVDDEPIILGGLVKIIREAAPAGTEIREAGDAFEALQIMREYLPDVTVTDLHMPEKDGFAMMEEAREGSLCERFIILTGYDDFEYARRALRSGVVDYLLKPVDKQEMAALLGRIHSDLPAEGSSEATPHARRILAYTQANYMNDLSLDHLAELMQLHPNYVSNLFKKLTGDTFVNYLNTTRIREAQTLLRTRRDLPVSEIGRRVGYENKHYFNKVFKKYTGSTPGAYRDSDEACCSAASAGPVQSGNDFTSD from the coding sequence ATGCGCATATTGATAGTAGACGATGAGCCGATCATCCTTGGAGGCCTGGTCAAAATCATCCGGGAGGCCGCGCCGGCCGGCACCGAAATCCGGGAGGCGGGCGACGCGTTCGAGGCGCTTCAGATCATGCGGGAGTACCTGCCGGATGTGACGGTGACCGATCTTCATATGCCGGAGAAGGACGGGTTCGCAATGATGGAGGAGGCCCGGGAGGGCAGCTTGTGCGAACGCTTCATTATTCTGACGGGGTATGATGATTTCGAGTATGCCCGCAGGGCGCTGCGCTCCGGGGTGGTGGATTATCTGCTGAAGCCGGTGGATAAACAGGAGATGGCCGCGCTGCTGGGCCGGATTCACAGCGATCTGCCAGCTGAAGGGTCTTCAGAGGCCACGCCTCATGCCCGGCGGATTCTGGCCTATACCCAGGCAAATTATATGAACGATCTGTCGCTCGACCATCTGGCGGAGCTGATGCAGCTTCATCCCAATTACGTCAGCAATCTGTTCAAGAAGCTGACCGGCGATACCTTCGTGAATTATCTGAATACGACCCGCATCCGGGAAGCGCAGACGCTGCTCCGCACCCGCCGGGACCTGCCGGTGAGCGAGATCGGCCGCCGGGTAGGGTACGAGAATAAGCACTATTTCAACAAGGTGTTCAAAAAATATACCGGCAGCACTCCCGGAGCTTACCGGGATTCAGACGAAGCCTGTTGCTCTGCTGCATCCGCCGGACCGGTTCAATCCGGCAATGATTTTACATCCGATTAA
- a CDS encoding MFS transporter, whose amino-acid sequence MKLTKEEKSWILYDCGNSAYSMAVTTALLPIIFGMFENVGSSMDLGYFNSIASILVAVLSPVLGTIADYKDRKKRFFLFFAALGVLSTASLAFVPPDSGQWQLLMVFYILSAIGFAGSNIFYDSFLVDVSADERMDRVSTRGFAYGYIFSCIPFGISLLLIFLLGMDKAIGYQLGFIITALWWGLLTVPMLRDVKQRYYIEPEPKPVANSFKRLAATFRNIRQHKLVFVFLLAYFFYIDGVDTIIKMVVPYATSVLGTDALDTFTLLGILLIIQIIAFPCAILYGNLAKTYSARTMIIAGIFTYIISCIAAFFITSVWHIFLLGALIGSAQGGIQALSRSYFAKIIPKENSNEFFGFYNIFGKFAAILGPALMSLTTTLTGHASYSILSIIPLFLIGFFIFITLPKGN is encoded by the coding sequence ATGAAGCTAACCAAAGAGGAGAAATCGTGGATTCTATATGACTGCGGGAATTCCGCCTATTCGATGGCTGTGACCACGGCGCTGCTGCCGATTATCTTCGGGATGTTCGAGAATGTGGGCAGCAGCATGGATCTGGGGTACTTCAACTCCATTGCCAGTATTCTGGTTGCCGTGTTGAGTCCGGTCTTAGGGACCATTGCCGATTACAAGGACCGGAAGAAGCGATTCTTCCTGTTCTTCGCAGCGCTCGGCGTGCTGTCCACCGCATCCCTGGCCTTCGTGCCGCCGGACAGCGGGCAGTGGCAGCTGTTAATGGTGTTCTACATCCTGTCGGCCATCGGCTTTGCCGGGTCCAATATCTTCTACGATTCCTTCCTGGTCGATGTCAGCGCCGATGAGCGGATGGACAGGGTATCCACCAGAGGGTTCGCCTACGGGTATATCTTCAGCTGTATTCCGTTCGGCATCAGCCTGCTGCTGATCTTCCTGCTGGGGATGGACAAGGCCATCGGCTACCAGCTCGGGTTCATCATTACCGCGCTGTGGTGGGGGCTGCTCACAGTTCCGATGCTGCGCGATGTGAAGCAGAGATATTATATCGAGCCCGAGCCGAAGCCTGTGGCGAACAGCTTCAAGCGCCTCGCTGCGACCTTCAGGAATATCCGCCAGCACAAGCTGGTCTTTGTCTTCCTGCTGGCCTATTTCTTCTACATTGACGGAGTAGACACGATTATCAAAATGGTCGTGCCCTACGCAACCTCCGTCCTCGGCACAGACGCCCTAGATACCTTCACGCTGCTGGGGATTCTGCTCATCATCCAGATTATCGCTTTTCCCTGCGCTATTCTATACGGCAATCTGGCCAAAACCTACTCTGCGCGGACGATGATCATTGCCGGAATCTTTACCTATATCATCTCTTGTATCGCCGCTTTCTTCATTACCTCGGTGTGGCATATCTTTCTGCTGGGGGCGCTGATCGGCTCGGCACAGGGCGGAATCCAGGCGCTGAGCCGCTCCTATTTCGCCAAAATCATCCCGAAGGAGAATTCCAATGAATTCTTCGGGTTTTACAATATTTTCGGCAAGTTCGCGGCGATTCTCGGGCCTGCCTTAATGTCGCTGACCACCACGCTGACCGGGCATGCCAGCTATAGCATTCTGTCGATTATTCCGTTGTTTCTGATCGGTTTCTTTATCTTCATCACGCTGCCCAAGGGGAATTAA
- a CDS encoding metal ABC transporter ATP-binding protein, with protein MQIKGLHVDYFGHTALEGVTLDIPFGHSVGIIGPNGAGKSTFIKALLDVIKKRSGTVKAEGQDIARYRRKIAYVPQKNDIDLTFPITVKDTVLTGTYPNLKLFRRPGKREREIAERSMAMVEISDLAEKRISNLSGGQLQRVFIARALAQEASVFFLDEPFVGIDMLSERIIVNLFKQLREEGKTILVVHHDLHEVEEYFDKIILLNKQLIAFGDVQDTFTTENIRRAYGTSLGNVMIQGAGGAAHA; from the coding sequence ATTCAGATCAAAGGGCTACATGTTGACTATTTCGGGCATACCGCGCTGGAGGGGGTAACGCTGGATATTCCCTTCGGGCATTCGGTGGGCATCATCGGGCCTAACGGCGCCGGTAAATCCACATTCATCAAGGCGCTGCTGGACGTCATCAAGAAGCGGAGCGGTACGGTGAAGGCAGAGGGGCAGGACATCGCCCGCTACAGACGGAAGATCGCTTATGTGCCGCAGAAGAACGATATCGACCTGACTTTTCCCATCACCGTCAAGGACACGGTGTTAACCGGAACCTATCCGAACCTGAAGCTGTTCCGGCGGCCGGGGAAGAGGGAGCGGGAGATCGCGGAGCGCAGCATGGCGATGGTGGAGATCAGTGACCTTGCCGAGAAGAGAATCAGTAACTTGTCCGGAGGACAGCTTCAGCGGGTGTTTATCGCCCGGGCGCTGGCCCAGGAGGCCAGTGTGTTCTTCCTCGATGAGCCGTTTGTCGGCATTGACATGCTCAGTGAGCGCATCATTGTGAACCTGTTCAAGCAGCTCCGCGAGGAAGGGAAGACGATTCTGGTGGTCCACCATGACCTGCATGAGGTAGAGGAGTATTTTGACAAAATCATTCTGCTCAACAAGCAGCTGATCGCCTTCGGAGATGTGCAGGATACGTTCACCACGGAGAATATCCGCCGGGCCTACGGTACATCCCTGGGCAATGTGATGATTCAGGGCGCGGGAGGTGCCGCTCATGCTTGA